Part of the Cinclus cinclus chromosome 10, bCinCin1.1, whole genome shotgun sequence genome is shown below.
TCAGGCTGGTTGGGGTCCCCTCCGTCGGACTGTGGGGAGGGGATGCTGGTGGTGCTGCCCCGCCGCTGGAGCTCCAGGGTGAGCCTGTTGGCTGCTTTGACGTGTTCGATGGCAGTTCGGAGGTGCTCAGCGGGGTCGGAGCGCACCGAGGACAGCTTCCGCGCATGGAGCATGACGGTGTCTTcggagaggtgctccagcatGTTGCACTGAGGGATGAAGTAGTTAGGGCACATCTTGTTGACCAAGCAGTGCTGGAGATCATCAATAAGACCCAGGAGGAAATGGGCTGCGTAATCCTCCTGGGCCAGGTAGCTGGCTGGCAGCCTGTCACAAGCCCACAGCATCATGCTCCGCAGGTGATATGGACTAATGGCTTTGGGGCGGGACAGCAGCTTGATGATGATGGCTTTGCAGGCCTGGTAGGCCTGCATGAGGCTGCTGGAGATGCACTTTTTCAGCTGCACTTCACTCCTGGCAAATGACAGCCTCCATTCATTGTCTTTCTTCCCCTTGTAGGAACACGCAGGCACTAAGTAAAACCCACTTATGACTTCCTCCTCCGTGATCTTTCCATCCCAGAAGTGGTTCTCCATcagccagctctgtgccacagCTGGCCAGCCTTTGAAGGACACCACAGGGACAATGTCATACAGCATACGGCTGCTGCCCACTCCCAAAATAATGGATATGATAGTCCCATTCTTTTCTACCTTCTCCACCTTTGGCATCCCtcgttggggttttttctgaaTCTCAGAGAGGACAATGCTGATGGATTCATAGAACCAGTCTGCAACTTTTGTTGGGGAGAAGAAGTAATTGGTAGCTCCGTTGATATGGTCCACGATTGTGCAGCAGTCCTTCCATTTGCTGATGGTTCCTTCGTCGAAGAGGCGCAGGCTCAGCCAGGAGTGGCACAGGGCCGAGTGGCGCATGTCCAGTGTCACCGGCTGGTTGCGGTCGTGCAGCTTCAGCGCGGGCACCAGCAGGGTGAAGTCCATGTCATAATCTGTGCCCCGGGCATAAACATTCAGCTCATCGAGGTCAATGTCCACCACACCTTCCCGCACCCCGCCTGACAGCAGCAGATACTCATTGGCTACAGGCAGCTTCTGGTCGAGTTTCTGAACCATGCCTGAAAAAGATAGAAAGAGAAGTCTTTtcaaaaaagccaaacagacCCAGGATTTAACCAGGATTAAAACCCATTCCAtgtccagcaggaaaaaaaagcaaccagaGGGATGTATCACTTCTGCTGTGGCAAAAATATACATCAGGCCCAGCACTCAGACAACTTTTGGTCTCACCTGACTCAGGGCAGGGCCTTCCCTGCATTCCTGGGAATGTGTGAAGTCCATCCTAAACATCACACTGTGAGCAAtggaaaaaagcaaaggccTCTGGTGAAACACAGCAAAGCTACTTCCAAGACTAAATTTGACTTTTTAAACACCTACTAAACCAATTTTTCACCATATTGACATTCATTTCTGTGGTATCCAGATGTTTCACCAAACACTCCATAGAGAAAAGAGAATATTAACTGACTCGcagttcttattttctttctggtgtAAACAAAAGCTGGACCAGCATCAGGG
Proteins encoded:
- the MB21D2 gene encoding nucleotidyltransferase MB21D2, which produces MKMAAPLASKAGSAGTTSKPPFPELDFRSGARVEELNKLIQEFTKHDQREYDDQRALEIHTAKDFIFSMLGMVQKLDQKLPVANEYLLLSGGVREGVVDIDLDELNVYARGTDYDMDFTLLVPALKLHDRNQPVTLDMRHSALCHSWLSLRLFDEGTISKWKDCCTIVDHINGATNYFFSPTKVADWFYESISIVLSEIQKKPQRGMPKVEKVEKNGTIISIILGVGSSRMLYDIVPVVSFKGWPAVAQSWLMENHFWDGKITEEEVISGFYLVPACSYKGKKDNEWRLSFARSEVQLKKCISSSLMQAYQACKAIIIKLLSRPKAISPYHLRSMMLWACDRLPASYLAQEDYAAHFLLGLIDDLQHCLVNKMCPNYFIPQCNMLEHLSEDTVMLHARKLSSVRSDPAEHLRTAIEHVKAANRLTLELQRRGSTTSIPSPQSDGGDPNQPDDRLAKKLQQLVTENPGKSISVFINPDDVTRPHFRIDDKFF